One Aspergillus oryzae RIB40 DNA, chromosome 2 genomic window carries:
- a CDS encoding acid phosphatase DET1 (predicted protein), with amino-acid sequence MGKPRMIILIRHAQSEGNKNREIHQTIPDHRVKLTPEGHRQAHEAGSKLRALLRPDDTIHFFTSPYRRTRETTEGILQSLTSDSPSPSPFPRHTIKVYEEPRLREQDFGNFQPCSAEMERMWLERADYGHFFYRIPNGESAADAYDRISGFNESLWRLFGENDFASVCVLVTHGLMTRVFLMKWYHWSVEYFEDLRNINHCEFVIMKLNEDNGKYVLQNQLRTWSELRKEKELERQRDRAMNVIPPAVPTSSESLVPIRRKWGGCPDGCNHGIRRKGSTRSNRANGTDLARNTLDTQHRKAHDSIYTHNQSTQESNNGQGSSAELKPQVEGQVLTAPEPALGDSSKDARLLINTIPAHSAQYDSLDRKETANPQSTRSDFPPNEPNSNSQESNLNTATARASPIPKRPDLSRFHRDSEDHLLHPPRSNYALLHLSGRDGGGTLSGANSVAPSEDEREDNPPKPPTHQPKPSHDLGNDGDDEGSGTQAQRLRRSRSHHTHHRHNHPTPGRRHLSKKPPNGYPDIDRNLDSDHPDSSIDHEEDPDPDYHEHNNDDDDLEAARREDQSIRGSVY; translated from the exons ATGGGGAAACCGCGG ATGATCATTTTGATCCGCCATGCCCAGTCAGAAGGCAACAAAAATCGCGAAATCCACCAGACTATTCCCGATCATCGGGTAAAGCTCACTCCTGAAGGGCATCGACAAGCCCATGAGGCCGGTTCCAAACTGCGCGCCCTCTTGCGACCCGATGACACGATCCATTTTTTCACGTCACCCTATCGCAGAACCAGAGAAACTACGGAAGGAATCCTTCAGTCGCTAACCTCTGactctccatctccgtcgCCCTTCCCCAGACACACCATCAAGGTATACGAAGAGCCTCGATTGCGAGAGCAGGACTTTGGTAACTTCCAGCCATGCTCTGCTGAAATGGAGCGCATGTGGCTGGAGAGAGCGGATTATGGTCACTTCTTCTACCGGATCCCGAACGGCGAGTCGGCTGCTGATGCCTATGACCGGATAAGCGGTTTCAACGAGTCGCTGTGGCGACTTTTCGGAGAAAACGATTTTGCCAGTGTTTGTGTCTTGGTCACCCATGGTCTGATGACCAGAGTCTTTCTCATGAAATGGTACCACTGGAGCGTCGAGTACTTTGAAGACCTTCGCAATATCAACCACTGCGAATTCGTAATCATGAAACTCAATGAGGATAATGGGAAGTATGTGCTGCAGAACCAGCTCCGCACATGGTCAGagttgaggaaggagaaagaactGGAGAGACAGCGAGATCGGGCCATGAATGTAATTCCTCCAGCGGTGCCAACATCATCTGAGTCGCTCGTGCCCATCCGGCGTAAATGGGGCGGTTGTCCGGACGGGTGTAACCATGGCATTCGCAGGAAGGGCTCTACACGGTCTAATCGAGCAAATGGAACGGATCTTGCTCGGAACACTCTTGATACGCAGCACAGAAAGGCCCATGACTCCATTTATACTCATAACCAGTCAACACAAGAAAGCAACAACGGCCAAGGATCCTCAGCGGAACTGAAACCGCAGGTTGAGGGACAAGTTCTAACAGCGCCCGAACCAGCGCTTGGAGACAGTTCCAAAGACGCAAGGCTCTTAATCAATACTATTCCTGCTCACTCTGCACAATATGATTCCCTCGACCGTAAAGAAACCGCCAATCCCCAGTCCACTCGATCCGACTTCCCGCCAAACGAACCCAATAGCAACAGTCAAGAGAGCAACTTGAACACCGCAACCGCCAGGGCAAGCCCCATCCCCAAGCGTCCAGACCTATCCAGGTTTCACCGCGACAGCGAGGACCACCTCCTGCATCCCCCGCGATCAAACTAcgccctcctccacctcagTGGCCGCGACGGGGGCGGCACATTAAGCGGAGCCAACAGTGTCGCACCATCGGAAGACGAGCGCGAGGACAACCCCCCTAAACCCCCAACCCACCAACCAAAGCCCTCCCACGACCTAGGCAACGAcggcgatgacgagggcAGCGGTACACAGGCACAACGTCTCCGGCGCTCACGCTCTCACCACACCCATCACCGTCATAACCACCCCACCCCAGGAAGACGGCACTTATCCAAGAAACCACCCAACGGCTACCCAGACATAGACCGAAACCTAGACAGCGACCACCCAGACTCCTCAATCGACCacgaagaagatccagaccCAGATTACCACGAACACAAcaacgacgacgacgacctAGAAGCCGCCAGACGAGAAGACCAAAGTATCAGAGGAAGCGTCTACTAA
- a CDS encoding forkhead domain protein (predicted protein), with the protein MSSSQTMTAPAVGHRPPDAGPNMSSIYDYGRSQQPDDHRSPSPPSDSAIRALNDSAPDPPDAPSNGLTSPSGIMPVKSEPDENAFPPSAVEQSSQTDTRRQSAASALLAQLLGNQSSMPSDGPGPSAEHSVPAAQDTNQPQDIDDGMNGQWSTDAPAGTTAMSSDPTGGQDQIPANSNELPESQQEQKNSDQPPEVPFSNPDGDLNISLKHADPSEGLTDPLLFSKSGLDHSDLFTPFDITGAAKDPFEALQQNEMLTAAYLSQSADLSALGYSGGHLQDTGSIAGSEPRIQAFAKLEFDDGHFYCNTYSFILGRDVRAARAAHQRELQVRQVMRHTRAKSSSGGNTSHTPIRMKHEGSGIIGSVVSDRGGIMGFDPDVPPHLPSRISRRSSNSSHAELGAPMHATPAQLQSNTTDYNALAMESLNDEGGDAKPVDALALLPSPDSCPTIPIHPPATTDGSAAGHRGISRKHVKIAYNFDKNLFEMEVMGRNGAFIGADWLSPGQIRPLHSGDYIQIGGVRIRFLLPDVPIGETGADRVEEPYVAEEENAQASVPATENDEDEKRRKSESTENKDAPKTTKIILKTKEPDSSRPVPSIESSADGQQPMRRRGPGRPPKDGIMSKRERAELAREQKLAAKREANGGVTPPPANRPKAGKTTTTSTVATTPKESTGGDSPGSKPEKRKYTKRKKPDGTLMDFPLPSTEGGQFPMDQRPEDFIKAPPVKKRKPSRSPSPNYPPESAYTPEDLAKPPYNYAVLIFDALTEAGTPMTLKQIYRALKLKYPYFRFKCETEGWTSSVRHNLNGNSHLFMHAERDGKGWSWQLRPGASVEKEKKRRPSPPPPSQPPPMPAAPQYMPPMNPAYSNPTNGQANMANPHFQFPSMPSNPYPAPSPAPTPTPAPQQSSPYPPPSQPAASTPFPIPSPLRNNLPPAFAQTTPSTYTSPYASDPPPQLIQYQQSQQQTMQAQPQHHSPYPPANPPPPPPPPMSMNPPSQNLPPNPGPPMQHQPNLGVAPGEPSSGPMDTSETSSFNDRANKAIDDFEAVLMEDYEDKNYIREVLKSARARVLGQATESSFPGGEPKDEAVILDALRGLVGGLKDE; encoded by the coding sequence ATGTCGTCGTCGCAGACCATGACAGCGCCAGCGGTGGGCCATCGACCGCCTGATGCTGGTCCCAATATGTCGTCAATCTATGACTATGGTCGTTCTCAACAACCTGACGACCATCGGTCCCCCTCCCCGCCCAGCGACTCCGCAATCCGCGCTTTGAACGATTCTGCCCCCGACCCCCCCGACGCTCCCTCCAATGGTTTGACTTCTCCCTCCGGCATAATGCCTGTCAAGTCCGAGCCCGATGAGAatgcttttcctccttccgCTGTCGAACAAAGCTCGCAAACCGATACCAGGCGTCAGTCCGCGGCCAGTGCGCTCTTGGCTCAACTGCTCGGCAACCAGTCGTCAATGCCTTCCGACGGACCTGGGCCCTCTGCGGAACACTCCGTACCCGCAGCGCAAGAcacaaaccaaccccagGATATCGATGATGGGATGAATGGACAGTGGTCGACGGACGCGCCTGCAGGAACCACAGCGATGTCTTCAGACCCGACCGGGGGCCAAGACCAGATCCCGGCCAACTCGAACGAGTTGCCGGAGTCTCagcaagaacagaaaaacTCCGATCAACCACCGGAGGTACCATTCTCGAACCCAGATGGGGACCTGAACATATCATTGAAACATGCCGACCCCTCGGAAGGCCTCACGGACCCTTTACTCTTCTCGAAGTCGGGCCTAGACCACTCCGACCTATTTACACCATTTGATATCACTGGCGCTGCCAAGGACCCGTTCGAGGCATTACAACAGAATGAGATGCTTACAGCTGCTTACCTTTCCCAGAGCGCTGACCTATCAGCCCTTGGGTACTCAGGAGGACATCTACAGGACACCGGTTCGATCGCGGGATCAGAGCCTCGCATCCAGGCTTTTGCAAAACTGGAATTCGACGATGGTCATTTCTACTGCAACACATATTCCTTTATTCTCGGGCGAGATGTACGGGCTGCCCGGGCCGCCCATCAGCGCGAATTGCAGGTCCGACAGGTCATGAGACACACCCGCGCGAAAAGTTCAAGTGGTGGAAATACGTCGCATACTCCCATTCGAATGAAACATGAAGGCAGCGGCATAATAGGCAGTGTCGTCAGTGACCGTGGTGGAATTATGGGCTTTGACCCTGATGTTCCTCCACATCTTCCCTCTCGTATAAGTCGGCGATCGTCCAACTCTTCCCATGCCGAGCTGGGAGCTCCGATGCATGCGACGCCGGCTCAGCTACAGTCGAATACAACTGATTACAACGCTCTTGCTATGGAATCTTTGAATGACGAGGGTGGAGACGCAAAACCAGTTGATGCTTTGGCTTTGCTTCCGTCCCCGGATTCTTGTCCAACGATCCCGATCCACCCCCCTGCCACAACAGATGGTAGTGCCGCCGGACACCGAGGTATCTCACGGAAACATGTAAAGATTGCATATAATTTTGATAAGAATCtctttgagatggaggttATGGGGAGAAATGGTGCGTTCATTGGTGCTGATTGGTTATCGCCGGGTCAGATCAGACCTTTACACAGCGGCGATTACATCCAAATCGGAGGTGTACGAATACGATTCTTACTTCCAGATGTACCAATTGGCGAGACGGGTGCCGATAGGGTCGAGGAGCCCTAcgtggcagaagaagaaaatgcacAAGCTTCGGTCCCTGCAACGGAgaacgatgaggatgagaaaCGCCGCAAATCTGAAAGTACGGAGAACAAAGATGCCCCGAAGACCACTAAAATCATTCTTAAAACCAAAGAACCGGATTCAAGTCGCCCGGTACCGTCCATTGAAAGTTCTGCTGACGGTCAACAACCTATGCGTCGTAGAGGCCCGGGACGGCCACCCAAGGATGGCATTATGTCGAAGCGTGAACGGGCCGAGTTGGCCAGGGAACAGAAGTTGGCTGCGAAACGTGAGGCAAATGGAGGTGTCACTCCTCCCCCTGCCAACCGGCCGAAGGCCGGAAAGACCACGACTACGTCTACTGTTGCCACTACACCCAAGGAGTCCACGGGTGGAGATTCTCCTGGATCCAAACCTGAAAAGCGGAAGTACaccaagaggaagaagcccGATGGCACCCTTATGGACTTCCCTCTGCCTTCTACAGAAGGTGGACAGTTTCCTATGGACCAGCGCCCGGAGGACTTCATCAAAGCTCCTCCggtcaagaagcgcaagcccTCACGTTCACCTTCGCCCAACTACCCACCAGAATCTGCGTATACTCCAGAAGATCTGGCCAAACCGCCCTACAACTATGCAGTTCTTATCTTCGATGCTCTCACTGAGGCTGGCACGCCGATGACGCTGAAGCAGATCTACCGTGCGCTGAAGCTTAAATATCCTTATTTTCGTTTCAAGTGTGAAACTGAAGGCTGGACGTCCAGTGTGCGACACAACCTCAACGGCAATAGTCATCTCTTTATGCATGCCGAGAGAGACGGTAAAGGATGGTCATGGCAACTACGTCCAGGAGCATCTGttgaaaaggagaagaagaggcgtccatcgccgccgccgccatcACAGCCACCGCCGATGCCTGCGGCTCCGCAGTACATGCCTCCTATGAACCCAGCCTACTCCAACCCAACGAATGGGCAGGCAAACATGGCGAACCCTCATTTCCAGTTTCCGTCAATGCCATCAAATCCGTACCCTGCACCTTCTCCCGCACCTACTCCTACACCTGCACCTCAGCAATCGAGTCCCTATCCGCCACCATCTCAACCCGCCGCCTCTACCCCTTTCCCCATACCAAGTCCACTAAGGAACAATCTCCCGCCTGCTTTTGCTCAGACAACGCCGTCCACATACACTTCCCCATATGCCTCCGACCCCCCTCCACAGCTGATTCAGTATCAGCAATCGCAGCAACAGACCATGCAAGCACAGCCCCAGCATCACTCACCTTATCCGCCAGCCAAcccacctccgccaccaccgcCTCCCATGTCAATGAACCCGCCATCTCAAAATCTTCCGCCCAACCCAGGCCCACCTATGCAACACCAGCCCAACCTTGGTGTCGCCCCAGGCGAGCCCAGTTCGGGCCCTATGGACACATCCGAAACGTCTTCGTTCAATGACCGGGCAAACAAGGCGATTGATGACTTCGAAGCGGTTCTCATGGAGGATTATGAAGACAAGAACTATATCCGGGAAGTGCTGAAGAGCGCCCGCGCCCGCGTTCTTGGACAGGCCACGGAAAGCTCATTCCCTGGTGGCGAGCCGAAGGACGAGGCGGTCATTCTAGATGCTCTCCGGGGCCTAGTCGGAGGCTTGAAGGATGAGTAA
- a CDS encoding uncharacterized protein (predicted protein), whose protein sequence is MPPKSKSKKDIAPPKQQQQRQQTPKPNWPPLRPLIPSSDLTLDPLLPDQIYLIPNFFTANLCKTYVSFLSSLPLTTTPGKPKKGDAVRVNDRFQIQDERFAESLWSGTALKDLVMNGDGEGERSMKEIWGGEPLGLNANIRIYRYSKGQFFAQHYDDSNTLTFSSPSHPSQPARTTWTLLIYLTTCSGGETIFYPESTRGNRNPEPVSVAPVTGMALLHRHGDRCLLHEGSEVSDGEKWVLRSDLVVR, encoded by the exons atgcccccaaaatccaaatccaaaaagGACATCGCTCCCCCcaaacaacagcagcaacgacaacaaacccccaaaccaaatTGGCCTCCTCTCCGCCCCCTCATCCCCTCATCCGACCTCACCCtcgatcctctcctccccgaCCAAATCTACCTCATCCCAAACTTCTTCACCGCAAACCTCTGCAAAACCTACGTCTcattcctctcctccctgcCCCTAACCACTACCCCTGGGAAGCCGAAAAAGGGCGATGCCGTTCGCGTCAACGATCGGTTCCAGATCCAGGATGAGCGGTTTGCGGAGTCGTTGTGGAGCGGGACAGCGCTGAAGGACCTGGTGATgaatggggatggggagggggagaggTCGATGAAAGAGATCTGGGGCGGGGAGCCTTTGGGGTTGAATGCGAATATTCGGATCTATCGGTATTCGAAGGGGCAGTTTTTTGCCCAGCATT ACGACGACTCCAACACCctcactttctcttccccttcccatcCCTCTCAACCTGCTCGCACCACGTGGACCCTTCTTATCTACTTGACTACCTGCTCAGGGGGCGAAACTATCTTCTACCCGGAATCGACTCGCGGGAATCGCAACCCCGAGCCAGTTTCAGTGGCCCCTGTCACGGGCATGGCACTACTACATCGGCATGGCGACCGATGTCTCCTGCATGAGGGCAGTGAGGTTTCAGACGGCGAAAAGTGGGTGTTACGGAGTGATTTGGTGGTCCGGTGA
- a CDS encoding putative cyclin-like protein (Clg1) (predicted protein) has product MVQPEQQQRKEEKATGGVAARLDYEMDQMSDFVAEMAQGMYALYNTKIHLADIDFARSVYPGTSVPPQFRKYVFQILSSTRLPSSTILLGLYYLASRMRMLSSSKVFVSGNGQVYRMLTVALLLGSKFLDDNTFQNKSWAEVSNIPVSELNTMELEWLFAFEWKIHDRIYDDQDGFASWRSHWDTWRAKTARAHDSRHNLAPIDTNVSRSSRISKPLMSPEGPIPPQYQRSSHFETSWLNPAASEYSPPSAPHSGPNTPDYYAVGPWAYTNPPPPYSRTWIPPQPQYMPRSQPPSYHHTPSYALPFAQSVWTGHGSSCGCLHCAKHVEHYMCAGAFGGMQPILAG; this is encoded by the coding sequence ATGGTGCAACCCGAACAGCAGCAGcgcaaggaggagaaggctaCCGGAGGTGTTGCCGCCCGCTTGGATTATGAGATGGACCAGATGTCCGACTTTGTGGCTGAGATGGCCCAGGGAATGTATGCTTTGTACAACACCAAAATTCACCTAGCAGATATTGACTTCGCGCGAAGCGTCTACCCAGGAACGTCAGTCCCGCCGCAATTCCGGAAGTACGTCTTTCAGATTCTGTCGTCGACTCGCCTGCCAAGCTCGACGATTCTTCTGGGTCTCTACTATCTAGCCAGCAGGATGCGCATGCTGTCCTCTTCCAAGGTGTTTGTGTCTGGCAATGGTCAAGTTTACCGGATGCTCACCGTAGCCCTCCTTCTGGGGAGCAAATTTTTGGACGATAACACCTTCCAGAACAAATCGTGGGCGGAGGTCAGCAACATCCCTGTGAGCGAGCTGAATACGATGGAGCTCGAATGGTTATTCGCTTTTGAGTGGAAGATTCACGACCGCATCTATGACGATCAGGACGGATTCGCATCCTGGCGCTCTCACTGGGACACGTGGCGTGCGAAGACCGCCCGGGCCCATGATTCGCGTCACAACCTGGCCCCGATCGACACTAACGTGTCCAGGAGTTCTAGAATCTCCAAGCCGCTCATGTCCCCTGAAGGTCCCATCCCTCCCCAGTACCAGCGTAGCTCTCACTTTGAGACTTCCTGGCTCAACCCGGCGGCGTCTGAGTATTCGCCCCCGTCGGCCCCCCACAGTGGTCCTAACACCCCAGACTATTACGCTGTTGGGCCGTGGGCCTATACGAACCCGCCACCGCCATATTCCCGGACCTGGATCCCTCCCCAGCCACAGTACATGCCACGGTCGCAACCGCCCTCCTACCACCATACCCCGTCATATGCGTTGCCTTTTGCACAGAGCGTATGGACAGGTCACGGTTCCTCCTGCGGTTGTTTGCATTGTGCTAAACACGTTGAGCACTACATGTGCGCTGGTGCTTTCGGCGGAATGCAACCGATCCTTGCCGGCTAG
- a CDS encoding cyclic nucleotide-binding domain-containing protein (cAMP-dependent protein kinase types I and II, regulatory subunit) yields MAESSFSSASPQLKVGTKDDKTSAFRKISEDEEWEVTSPTDPTFQTANSAAGLSSAGNNLFGGNVFNEQQGGGIRFRRSPFADPSGDGEDHDDFDEHPEGPRPTGALNEGFPNNYALGRRTSVSAESLNPTSAGSDSWVPPHHPKTEEQVSRLKTAVSGNFLFSHLDDDQFKTVVDALVEKPIPAKGIKVISQGDAGDYFYIVEDGHFDVYIHPSGSVQSGSDGMGSKAGTIGPGGSFGELALMYNAPRAATIVSTDSKSTLWALDRITFRRILMDSAFQRRRMYEAFLEEVPLLSSLKPYERSKIADALDAIKFPAGSSIIKEGDPGDAFYLLESGEAEAFKEGVDRPVKSYQRGDYFGELALLDDQPRAASIVAKTDVKVAKLGRDGFKRLLGPVEDIMRRAEYEQIQPKPAAS; encoded by the coding sequence ATGGCTGAAAGCTCTTTCTCCAGCGCTAGCCCCCAGCTCAAGGTGGGCACAAAAGATGATAAAACTTCAGCATTTCGAAAGATctcagaggatgaggagtGGGAGGTGACGTCACCAACTGACCCGACCTTTCAAACTGCAAATTCGGCGGCAGGTTTGTCGTCCGCTGGAAACAACCTCTTTGGAGGCAACGTATTTAATGAACAACAAGGCGGGGGAATACGTTTTCGCAGGAGTCCTTTTGCCGACCCTTCTGGGGATGGAGAAGACCATGACGACTTTGACGAACACCCTGAAGGACCTCGCCCGACAGGTGCCTTGAATGAGGGATTCCCGAATAACTACGCATTGGGTCGTCGGACATCTGTGTCTGCTGAGTCTTTGAACCCCACCTCGGCCGGTTCAGATAGCTGGGTGCCCCCGCACCACCCAAAGACCGAAGAACAGGTCTCCCGGTTGAAGACCGCCGTCAGCGGCAActtcctgttttctcacCTTGATGATGACCAGTTCAAGACTGTGGTCGATGCCCTGGTCGAAAAGCCCATTCCTGCCAAGGGAATTAAAGTGATCTCACAGGGCGATGCAGGTGATTACTTCTACATCGTGGAAGATGGTCACTTCGACGTCTACATTCACCCATCAGGCTCAGTACAATCGGGTTCCGATGGAATGGGGTCTAAGGCGGGTACAATTGGACCCGGAGGTTCGTTCGGAGAACTGGCTCTCATGTACAACGCACCTCGAGCTGCGACAATTGTGTCCACCGACTCGAAGAGTACCCTGTGGGCTTTGGACCGTATCACATTCCGAAGGATTCTCATGGACTCCGCATTCCAGCGACGTCGCATGTATGAGGCcttcctggaagaggttCCGCTCCTCTCCAGCCTAAAGCCTTATGAACGTTCCAAGATTGCCGATGCTCTAGACGCGATTAAGTTTCCAGCTGGCTCTAGTATCATCAAGGAAGGTGATCCAGGCGACGCTTTTTACCTTCTCGAGTCAGGTGAGGCAGAGGCATTCAAGGAAGGCGTGGATAGACCGGTGAAGTCCTATCAACGGGGCGATTACTTTGGAgagcttgctcttctggacGACCAACCCCGAGCCGCCAGCATAGTTGCTAAGACTGATGTCAAGGTGGCGAAGCTCGGCCGGGATGGATTTAAACGGTTATTAGGGCCtgtggaggatatcatgagAAGAGCTGAGTATGAACAAATTCAACCGAAGCCTGCAGCTTCGTAG
- a CDS encoding Dor1-like family protein (predicted protein) — protein sequence MADYLYELLTPHLVPTNASPTPLNPESDTTTAQYLNRLPTLSLQALQETEPQSLAQSSHSNILSLQALSNRSHKTFISSADNLSGLRNSIPQLSRDAQQLRDAIPKLDEDAVLFSSKYSRAAENAALEKRKKVMQLARNVDRLSDILELPTLLSTAVSSAAASSGAAGGSSSTTYSAALDVYAHIKRLQTLYPDSPLVRDVSAQAEDAMKDMTTHLITGLRAQNLRLAAAMRTVGWLRRVVPELENLRSDGGTGTGEGALGALFLICRLANLLTTLEALDPLRELADQESHRRTQSTEKKPGSWSDGHQTEKFLKRYIEIFREQSFAIVSLYKNIFTPNQSESDPAVTGLRGIDARIKSTTPRPAQQEDPLQHLPPALATFPMHLVQLLTDILRAYLPNVRDKSSRESLLTQVLYCAASLGRLGGDFGMILTELSDMGDEDEENMAYEWEEVTRKHRALAGRLEQLTGGNAASGSPKGTLRAASPVQGLGIA from the coding sequence ATGGCGGACTATCTTTATGAGCTTCTGACGCCGCACTTGGTGCCCACAAATGCCTCCCCCACCCCATTGAACCCTGAAAGTGATACAACCACTGCGCAGTACCTCAACCGGTTGCCCACTCTCTCACTCCAGGCATTGCAAGAAACCGAGCCACAGTCACTCGCGCAATCATCGCATTCAAATATCCTATCGCTTCAAGCTTTATCAAACCGCTCCCATAAAACCTTCATCTCTTCCGCCGACAACCTCTCAGGTCTACGAAACTCTATCCCCCAGTTGTCTCGAGATGCACAGCAGTTACGGGATGCGATTCCGAAGCTTGACGAAGACGCAGTCTTATTTTCGTCGAAATACAGTCGAGCTGCTGAGAATGCAGCGCTGGAGAAGCGGAAGAAAGTAATGCAACTAGCAAGGAATGTTGACCGATTGTCGGACATTCTAGAATTGCCAACGTTGCTCTCAACTGCCGTATCTTCGGCAGCCGCAAGTTCCGGGGCGGCAGGTGGTTCATCCTCCACGACATATTCAGCGGCATTAGACGTGTATGCGCATATCAAGAGATTACAAACTCTGTATCCGGATTCTCCTCTAGTTAGAGATGTCTCCGCCCAAGCTGAGGACGCCATGAAGGATATGACTACGCATCTGATAACCGGTCTTCGGGCTCAAAACCTCCGACTAGCAGCTGCTATGAGAACTGTGGGTTGGCTGCGGCGAGTTGTCCCCGAACTGGAGAATCTCCGTAGCGACGGAGGAACTGGGACAGGAGAAGGCGCCCTTGGTGCCCTATTCTTGATTTGTAGATTGGCGAATCTGTTAACGACGCTCGAAGCGCTAGATCCCTTACGAGAGCTCGCAGACCAAGAATCGCACCGCAGAACTCAGAGtacggagaagaagcccggGTCCTGGTCTGATGGACACCAAACAGAGAAGTTCTTAAAGCGTTATATTGAGATCTTCCGCGAGCAGAGTTTCGCTATTGTCTCCTTGTACAAGAACATCTTTACCCCTAACCAGTCCGAGTCAGATCCAGCAGTGACAGGGTTGCGAGGGATTGACGCGCGAATTAAATCAACAACACCGCGACCCGCtcagcaagaagatccaCTACAGCATCTTCCACCAGCACTTGCAACGTTTCCCATGCATCTGGTCCAATTACTGACAGATATCTTGCGGGCATACCTTCCGAATGTTCGGGACAAGAGCTCGCGCGAAAGTCTTCTCACCCAAGTTCTATACTGCGCCGCCAGTCTAGGACGATTGGGCGGAGATTTTGGAATGATTCTTACGGAGCTGAGCGATATGGGagacgaggacgaagaaaacATGGCCTATGAGTGGGAGGAGGTGACGAGAAAGCACCGAGCCCTGGCAGGGCGGCTGGAGCAACTCACTGGAGGGAATGCAGCATCCGGATCCCCCAAGGGGACCTTACGGGCGGCCTCACCTGTCCAAGGGCTTGGAATCGCATGA
- a CDS encoding uncharacterized protein (predicted protein), whose amino-acid sequence MAAPALSTGLIDPTKQAEYSIILGDRLSGKNGSSRSKLVNIQYNYKTKSATAQQTITRSSQSRDHYNLTITDKAPNAEQNTLTYSYQGSVDPDQAVSESEERNLVLVFDSHRKAFVLEPVAAQLNFNLRSAPAKTEKQVLEKYEQLRTLQEDDQGSGDDRGSDHASGNDDGPADDSNPYDFRHFLPKENADDDKSVSDNATPEPHYNTSKANTPLMPATIKPTPSPKPSPKPRPKTQSNPLRLPKPAKPAKNDSAGTPKTSSKPVPRDQDAKEKVPARDDTIEAAKSPSFENGSSALLSQQPAPSPGSNIIIDGDLIIDMGSPPPSRPAFRIDPAHFSSNNTPSNNEEDENEDIEDLRLPSPAGHAGMPTRSGRVEPSYNTQADEDEVEDDDALAAEMEAAFEESAREEEARNHQSLHHYNAPSDDESEVSEEE is encoded by the coding sequence ATGGCCGCCCCCGCTCTCTCAACCGGATTGATCGATCCTACCAAACAGGCCGAGTATTCCATTATTTTGGGCGACAGGCTCTCAGGTAAAAATGGCTCTTCACGATCAAAGCTGGTCAATATCCAATATAATTACAAGACAAAGTCCGCGACCGCACAACAAACCATTACCAGGTCGTCGCAGTCGAGGGATCACTATAACCTTACTATTACGGACAAGGCACCGAATGCTGAACAGAACACCTTAACATATTCTTACCAAGGCAGCGTTGACCCAGACCAAGCTGTTTCAGAATCCGAAGAGCGAAACCTGGTATTGGTGTTCGACTCCCATCGAAAGGCCTTTGTCCTAGAACCGGTTGCGGCGCAGCTCAACTTTAACCTCCGCTCAGCTCCAGCGAAGACAGAGAAGCAAGTGCTAGAAAAGTATGAACAGCTTCGGACTTTGCAGGAGGATGACCAAGGCTCAGGAGACGATCGGGGTTCAGATCATGCCAGTGGGAACGATGATGGCCCGGCGGATGACAGTAATCCATACGACTTCCGGCATTTCCTTCCTAAGGAGAATGCCGACGACGACAAGTCGGTCTCAGACAACGCTACACCAGAACCTCATTATAATACAAGCAAAGCCAATACCCCATTAATGCCTGCGACTATCAAACCTACACCGAGTCCGAAGCCTAGCCCGAAGCCTCGTCCCAAAACCCAGTCCAACCCTCTTCGTCTCCCCAAACCTGCTAAGCCTGCCAAGAATGATAGCGCAGGGACCCCCAAGACAAGCTCCAAGCCTGTACCTCGCGATCAGGACGCGAAAGAGAAGGTGCCTGCTCGAGACGACACGATCGAAGCTGCCAAATCCCCATCCTTCGAAAATGGAAGCAGCGCTTTGTTATCCCAACAGCCGGCTCCTTCACCCGGGTCTAATATCATCATTGACGGAGACCTTATCATTGACATGGGCTCGCCGCCACCATCTCGCCCTGCATTCCGAATTGACCCTGCTCActtctcttccaacaatACACCGTCAAataatgaagaagatgaaaatgaGGATATAGAGGATCTACGGTTGCCCTCCCCTGCTGGGCACGCAGGGATGCCTACTCGTTCCGGAAGGGTAGAGCCTAGTTACAATACACaagctgatgaagatgaggttgaggatgacgacgCTTTAGCGGCAGAAATGGAGGCTGCATTTGAAGAAAGTGCtcgggaagaggaggctaGAAATCATCAGTCATTACACCATTACAATGCTCCTAGCGATGACGAGAGTGAAGTCAGCGAGGAAGAGTAA